A stretch of Ferribacterium limneticum DNA encodes these proteins:
- the aceK gene encoding bifunctional isocitrate dehydrogenase kinase/phosphatase produces MKISVGLYGTNAHQIALAMIQGFNKHYTLFRQTSREAKTRFEQADWLGVHKAVKERIRFYDDRVDECVERLRNEFDAASIDDTTWQQVKLLYIGLLLNHKQPELAETFFNSVTTKILHRNYFHNDFIFVRPSISTENIEGDDTQTYRSYYAKEDGLRGAIRKIVGDFDWHRSFVDLERDIEHVYQAVHRFLNGMPRREVNFQIQVLGSAFYRNKAAYIIGKAINGATEYPFTIPVLQNEDGKLYLDTILLDAWRIGLLFSLSRAYFMVDMEVPSGYVQFLRSILPNKPRSELYIMLGLGKQGKTMFFRDFIYHLHHSEDKFIMAPGIRGLVMLVFTLPSYPYVFKLIKDVFGSSKDMDRATVKKKFMMVKQVDRVGRMADTLEFSNVMFPLKRFDDEVLAELQKLAPSCFEVDGDQLIIKHLYIERRMEPLNIHLDRMERSNNVEGLEHVIREYGSAIREMAQANVFPGDMLWKNFGVTRFGRVVFYDYDEIEYMTDINFRKIPPAPDFETEMSGEVWYPVNRGDVFPEEFATFLLTSPQVRKIFIKHHKDLLSPGFWQDAQEKIRSGHVEDFFPYPQELRFINAPAPIVEGNS; encoded by the coding sequence ATGAAAATATCCGTCGGCCTCTACGGCACCAACGCACACCAGATCGCCCTGGCCATGATCCAGGGCTTCAACAAGCACTACACCCTGTTCCGCCAGACCAGCCGCGAAGCAAAAACGCGCTTTGAACAGGCCGACTGGCTGGGTGTGCACAAGGCGGTCAAGGAACGCATCCGCTTCTACGACGACCGGGTCGACGAATGCGTCGAGCGCCTGCGCAACGAGTTCGATGCAGCCTCCATCGACGACACCACCTGGCAGCAGGTCAAACTGCTCTACATCGGCCTGCTGCTCAACCACAAGCAGCCCGAACTGGCCGAGACCTTCTTCAACTCGGTGACGACCAAGATCCTGCACCGTAACTATTTCCACAACGATTTCATCTTCGTTCGCCCGAGCATTTCCACGGAAAACATCGAAGGCGACGACACCCAGACTTACCGCAGTTATTACGCCAAGGAAGACGGCCTGCGCGGCGCGATTCGCAAGATCGTCGGGGATTTCGACTGGCACCGGTCGTTTGTCGATCTGGAGCGCGACATCGAGCATGTTTACCAGGCCGTCCACCGCTTCCTGAACGGCATGCCCCGGCGCGAAGTCAATTTCCAGATTCAGGTGCTCGGCTCGGCCTTCTATCGCAACAAGGCCGCCTACATCATCGGCAAGGCGATCAACGGCGCCACCGAATACCCCTTCACCATTCCGGTGCTGCAAAACGAGGACGGCAAGCTCTATCTCGACACCATCCTGCTCGATGCCTGGCGGATCGGCCTGCTCTTTTCGCTGTCACGCGCCTATTTCATGGTCGACATGGAGGTGCCGTCCGGTTACGTGCAGTTCCTCCGCTCCATCCTGCCCAACAAGCCGCGCTCCGAGCTTTACATCATGCTCGGCCTCGGCAAACAGGGCAAAACCATGTTCTTCCGCGACTTTATTTATCACCTGCATCACTCGGAAGACAAATTCATCATGGCCCCCGGCATCCGCGGCCTGGTCATGCTGGTCTTCACGCTGCCCTCCTACCCCTACGTTTTCAAGCTGATCAAGGACGTCTTCGGCAGTTCCAAGGACATGGACCGTGCCACTGTCAAGAAGAAATTCATGATGGTCAAGCAGGTCGACCGCGTTGGGCGCATGGCCGATACGCTGGAATTCTCCAACGTGATGTTCCCGCTGAAGCGCTTCGACGACGAGGTGCTGGCCGAACTGCAAAAACTTGCCCCCAGTTGCTTCGAGGTCGATGGCGACCAGTTGATCATCAAGCACCTGTACATCGAGCGCCGCATGGAGCCGCTCAACATTCACTTAGACCGGATGGAGCGCTCCAACAATGTCGAAGGACTGGAACACGTCATCCGTGAATACGGCAGTGCCATCCGCGAAATGGCCCAGGCCAACGTCTTCCCGGGCGACATGCTGTGGAAGAACTTCGGCGTCACCCGTTTTGGCCGGGTCGTCTTCTACGACTACGACGAAATCGAATACATGACCGACATCAACTTCCGCAAGATCCCGCCGGCCCCGGATTTCGAGACCGAGATGTCGGGCGAGGTCTGGTATCCGGTCAATCGGGGCGATGTCTTTCCGGAGGAATTCGCCACCTTCCTGCTCACCTCGCCGCAAGTTCGCAAGATTTTCATCAAGCACCACAAGGATTTGCTGAGCCCCGGGTTCTGGCAGGACGCGCAGGAGAAAATCCGCAGCGGCCACGTCGAAGACTTTTTCCCCTACCCGCAGGAACTGCGCTTCATCAATGCCCCGGCGCCCATCGTAGAGGGCAATAGTTAA
- a CDS encoding NADP-dependent isocitrate dehydrogenase, whose translation MAGGKSKIIYTLTDEAPLLATCAFLPIIRTFTGPAGIEIEKADISVSARVLSEFSDFLKDEQKVPNTLGELGKKCLLPETNIIKLPNISASVAQLKACVKELQEKGYAIPDYPETADTEEAKALKARFGKCIGSAVNPVLREGNSDRRAPGAVKNYAKKRPHSMGEWKQWSQTHVSHMEHGDFYHGEKSLTLDKAREVRMELIAKGGKTTVLKPKLSLLAGEIIDSMFMSKKALCDFYEAQLEDCRESGILFSLHVKATMMKVSHPIVFGHCVKIYYKDAFEKHGKTFDELGINVNNGMVDLYEKIKQLPESKRDEIIRDLHACQEHRPRLAMVDSAKGITNFHSPNDIIVDASMPAMIRQGGKMWGADGKQYDSKCVMPESTFARIYQEMINFVKWHGNFDPKTMGTVPNVGLMAQQAEEYGSHDKTFEITEDGIANIVDNATGEVLLTQNVEAGDIWRACQVKDAPIRDWVKLAVTRARNSNTPAVFWLDPYRPHEKELIKKVETYLKDHDTSGLEIHIMSQVRAMRFTLERVARGLDTISVTGNILRDYLTDLFPIMELGTSAKMLSIVPLMNGGGMYETGAGGSAPKHVQQLTQENHLRWDSLGEFLALAVSLEEQGIKDGNKRAILLAKTLDAATGKLLDNNKSPSPKTGELDNRGSQFYLAMYWAQELAAQTEDKELATHFAKLAKTLTDNEAQIIAELKSVQGRPVDIGGYYKADAEKCKAVMRPSPTLNAALKAARA comes from the coding sequence ATGGCTGGTGGAAAGTCGAAAATCATTTACACGCTGACCGATGAGGCGCCGCTGCTGGCGACTTGTGCATTTTTGCCGATCATCCGCACCTTCACCGGTCCGGCCGGTATCGAGATCGAAAAGGCCGACATCTCCGTGTCCGCCCGTGTTCTCTCTGAATTCTCCGATTTCCTGAAAGACGAGCAGAAGGTCCCCAATACGCTGGGCGAACTGGGCAAGAAGTGCCTGCTGCCGGAAACCAACATCATCAAGCTGCCGAACATTTCTGCTTCTGTTGCGCAGCTCAAGGCCTGTGTCAAGGAACTGCAGGAAAAGGGCTACGCCATTCCCGATTACCCGGAAACTGCCGATACCGAAGAAGCCAAGGCGCTCAAGGCCCGTTTCGGCAAGTGTATTGGTTCGGCCGTCAATCCGGTGCTGCGCGAAGGCAACTCCGACCGCCGCGCGCCGGGCGCCGTCAAGAATTACGCCAAAAAGCGCCCGCACTCGATGGGCGAATGGAAGCAGTGGTCGCAGACCCACGTTTCCCACATGGAACACGGTGACTTCTACCATGGCGAAAAGTCGCTGACCCTGGACAAGGCACGCGAAGTCCGCATGGAACTGATCGCCAAGGGCGGCAAGACCACCGTGCTGAAGCCGAAGCTGTCGCTGCTCGCAGGCGAGATCATCGATTCGATGTTCATGAGCAAGAAGGCGCTGTGCGACTTCTACGAAGCCCAGCTCGAAGACTGCCGCGAATCAGGCATCCTGTTCTCGCTGCACGTCAAGGCGACGATGATGAAGGTCTCGCACCCGATCGTTTTCGGCCACTGCGTCAAGATCTACTACAAGGACGCCTTCGAGAAGCACGGCAAGACCTTCGATGAACTGGGCATCAATGTCAATAACGGCATGGTCGATCTGTACGAGAAGATCAAGCAGTTGCCAGAATCGAAGCGCGACGAAATCATCCGTGACCTGCACGCCTGTCAGGAACACCGTCCGCGCCTGGCCATGGTCGACTCGGCCAAGGGCATCACCAATTTCCACTCGCCGAACGACATCATCGTCGACGCTTCCATGCCGGCCATGATCCGCCAAGGCGGCAAGATGTGGGGCGCTGACGGCAAGCAGTACGACAGCAAGTGCGTCATGCCGGAATCGACCTTTGCCCGCATCTATCAGGAGATGATCAATTTCGTCAAATGGCATGGCAACTTCGATCCGAAGACCATGGGCACCGTGCCGAACGTTGGTCTGATGGCCCAGCAGGCCGAGGAATACGGCTCGCACGACAAGACCTTCGAAATCACTGAAGACGGCATCGCCAATATCGTCGATAACGCCACCGGCGAAGTCCTGCTGACGCAAAACGTTGAAGCCGGCGACATCTGGCGTGCCTGCCAGGTCAAGGACGCGCCGATCCGCGACTGGGTCAAGCTGGCTGTCACCCGTGCCCGCAATTCCAACACGCCGGCCGTCTTCTGGCTGGACCCGTACCGCCCGCACGAAAAGGAACTGATCAAGAAGGTCGAAACCTACCTGAAGGATCACGACACCAGCGGCCTGGAAATCCACATCATGTCGCAGGTTCGCGCCATGCGCTTCACGCTGGAACGCGTCGCCCGCGGCCTCGACACCATCTCGGTGACCGGCAACATCCTGCGCGACTACCTGACCGACCTGTTCCCGATCATGGAACTGGGCACCTCGGCCAAGATGCTGTCCATCGTCCCGCTGATGAATGGCGGCGGCATGTACGAAACCGGTGCCGGCGGTTCGGCCCCGAAGCACGTCCAGCAGCTGACCCAGGAAAACCACCTGCGCTGGGATTCGCTCGGCGAGTTCCTGGCCCTGGCCGTCTCCCTGGAAGAGCAGGGCATCAAGGATGGCAACAAGCGCGCCATTCTGCTGGCCAAGACCCTGGATGCCGCCACCGGCAAACTGCTCGACAACAACAAGTCGCCATCGCCGAAGACCGGTGAACTCGACAACCGCGGTTCGCAGTTCTACCTCGCCATGTACTGGGCGCAGGAACTGGCAGCGCAGACCGAGGACAAGGAACTGGCGACCCACTTTGCCAAGCTGGCCAAGACCCTGACCGACAACGAGGCACAGATCATCGCCGAACTGAAATCGGTGCAAGGTCGTCCGGTCGATATCGGTGGCTACTACAAGGCCGATGCCGAGAAGTGCAAGGCCGTCATGCGTCCGAGCCCGACGTTGAATGCCGCACTGAAGGCCGCCCGCGCCTAA
- a CDS encoding NAD(P) transhydrogenase subunit alpha → MPLTLAVARESADGESRTALSPETAKKFAALGARLRMEQSSGIQAHFLDSDYTDVEFQPGPIEAYGQANLILRVTPPSLGEIAALPEGSVLIGLLKPFESKERLAALNARKITAFSLELLPRISRAQSMDALSSQGACAGYQCGLIAAARCTKFFPMLTTAAGTIRPARVLVIGAGVAGLQAIATCKRLGAMVEAYDVRAAAKEQIESLGAKFVDTGVSADGTGGYARELTAEEKAAQVEKLTKVIAMSDVVITTAAIPGKKAPVIITREMVGRMKYGAIIVDMAAESGGNCELTQPGEHVIANDVNIHGPLNLPSRMPTHASELYAKNLYNFLSPWIKDGSLQFDWSDEVLAGTVLCRDGATVHPVVKQVLGEN, encoded by the coding sequence ATGCCGCTGACCCTGGCGGTTGCTCGCGAAAGCGCGGATGGCGAAAGCCGCACCGCGCTCTCTCCCGAGACAGCCAAGAAATTTGCCGCCCTCGGCGCCCGACTACGCATGGAGCAAAGTTCCGGCATCCAAGCCCACTTTCTCGATTCGGATTACACCGATGTCGAGTTCCAGCCCGGCCCGATCGAAGCCTACGGCCAAGCCAACCTGATCCTCCGCGTCACCCCGCCGAGCCTCGGCGAGATCGCAGCCCTGCCCGAAGGCTCGGTGTTGATCGGCCTGCTCAAGCCCTTCGAGTCGAAGGAACGCCTGGCCGCACTGAACGCCAGGAAGATCACCGCCTTCTCGCTGGAACTGCTCCCCCGCATCTCGCGCGCCCAGAGCATGGATGCCCTGTCCAGCCAAGGCGCCTGCGCCGGCTACCAGTGCGGCCTGATCGCCGCCGCCCGCTGCACCAAATTCTTCCCGATGCTCACCACCGCCGCCGGGACGATCAGGCCGGCCCGTGTCCTCGTCATCGGTGCCGGCGTCGCCGGCCTGCAAGCCATCGCCACCTGCAAGCGCTTGGGTGCCATGGTCGAAGCCTATGATGTGCGCGCCGCCGCCAAGGAACAGATCGAATCGCTCGGCGCCAAGTTCGTCGACACCGGTGTTTCTGCCGATGGCACCGGCGGCTATGCCCGCGAACTGACCGCCGAAGAGAAAGCGGCGCAGGTCGAGAAGCTGACCAAAGTGATTGCCATGTCCGATGTCGTCATCACCACTGCTGCCATCCCGGGCAAGAAGGCCCCGGTCATCATCACCCGCGAAATGGTCGGCCGCATGAAATACGGCGCCATCATCGTCGACATGGCCGCCGAATCCGGTGGCAACTGTGAACTGACCCAGCCGGGCGAACACGTCATCGCCAACGACGTGAACATCCACGGCCCCTTGAATCTTCCCTCCCGCATGCCGACCCACGCCTCCGAGCTCTACGCCAAGAATCTCTACAACTTCCTGTCGCCGTGGATCAAGGACGGCAGCCTACAGTTCGACTGGAGCGACGAAGTGCTGGCCGGCACCGTGCTGTGCCGTGATGGCGCCACCGTGCATCCGGTGGTCAAACAAGTTCTGGGAGAAAACTGA
- a CDS encoding CaiB/BaiF CoA transferase family protein, with the protein MSEAQKPLAGLKVVELGTLIAGPFCTRIMAEFGAEVIKVESPDGGDPLRKWRKLYEGTSLWWYVQARNKKSVTANLKHPEGREFVRKLIAEADILVENFRPGVLEKLGLGWEALKADNPGLVMVRLSGFGQTGPYKDQPGFGAVGESMGGLRYITGFSDRPPVRTGISIGDSIAALWGAIGALMALRHKEVNGGAGQVVDVALYEAVFAMMESLVPEFDVFGFVRERTGNIMPGITPSSTHTTKDGKHVTIGANGDAIFKRFMLAIGRPDMADDPTLADNAGRDARRDEIYALIDHWCAGLDEADVLAMLAAAEVPSSRVYSAIDMFADPQFIARQMFESAQLPDGKAFRIPGIVPKLSETPGSTEWLGVELGAHTDQVLTGLGYRPERIAELRAAGAV; encoded by the coding sequence ATGAGCGAAGCACAAAAGCCTTTGGCCGGACTCAAGGTGGTCGAACTCGGCACGCTGATCGCCGGGCCGTTCTGCACCCGCATCATGGCCGAATTCGGGGCCGAGGTGATCAAGGTGGAATCGCCCGATGGCGGCGACCCGTTGCGCAAGTGGCGCAAGCTGTATGAAGGCACATCGCTGTGGTGGTACGTCCAGGCCCGCAACAAGAAATCGGTGACGGCCAACCTGAAGCACCCGGAGGGCCGGGAGTTTGTCCGCAAGCTGATTGCCGAGGCGGATATCCTGGTCGAGAATTTTCGGCCCGGCGTGCTGGAAAAACTCGGGCTGGGTTGGGAGGCGCTCAAGGCGGACAACCCCGGGCTGGTCATGGTGCGCCTCTCCGGCTTCGGCCAGACCGGCCCGTACAAGGATCAGCCGGGCTTCGGCGCGGTTGGCGAGTCGATGGGTGGCCTGCGCTACATCACCGGCTTTTCTGACCGGCCGCCGGTACGCACCGGCATTTCCATCGGCGATTCGATTGCCGCCTTGTGGGGCGCCATCGGTGCGCTGATGGCACTGCGTCACAAGGAAGTCAATGGCGGGGCCGGGCAGGTCGTCGATGTTGCGCTCTACGAGGCGGTTTTCGCGATGATGGAGTCGCTGGTGCCGGAATTCGACGTCTTCGGTTTCGTCCGCGAACGGACCGGCAACATCATGCCGGGCATCACGCCATCAAGCACGCACACGACCAAGGACGGCAAGCACGTCACCATCGGCGCCAACGGCGATGCAATCTTCAAACGCTTCATGCTGGCCATCGGTCGGCCGGACATGGCCGACGATCCGACGCTGGCCGACAACGCCGGCCGCGATGCACGGCGCGACGAAATCTATGCGCTGATCGACCATTGGTGCGCCGGGCTCGATGAGGCCGACGTGCTGGCCATGCTGGCCGCGGCGGAAGTGCCATCGTCACGCGTTTATTCGGCAATCGACATGTTTGCCGACCCGCAATTCATCGCCCGCCAGATGTTCGAGTCGGCACAGTTGCCGGATGGCAAGGCATTCCGCATTCCCGGTATCGTACCGAAATTGTCGGAAACGCCGGGTTCTACGGAATGGCTGGGGGTGGAACTGGGCGCCCATACCGACCAGGTGCTGACCGGTTTGGGTTATCGGCCTGAACGGATTGCCGAATTGAGAGCAGCCGGCGCGGTCTGA
- a CDS encoding RNA methyltransferase — translation MSIETITRKQAVKDYTGYACIGLYNPKGPENVGSIMRAAGCYGVNTVFYTGKRYERAAEFRTDTKQVHLQLPLIGVEDLQQVIPFGCVPVAIEVHPDAKPLTEYQHPERAFYIFGPEDGSLKKNVTSWCKDIVYIPTHGCMNLAATVNVVLYDRMLKASWSMAK, via the coding sequence ATGAGCATCGAAACCATCACCAGAAAACAGGCCGTCAAGGACTATACCGGCTACGCGTGCATCGGCCTCTACAACCCGAAAGGCCCGGAAAACGTCGGCTCCATCATGCGTGCCGCCGGCTGCTACGGCGTCAACACGGTTTTCTACACCGGCAAACGCTACGAGCGCGCCGCGGAGTTCCGCACCGACACCAAGCAGGTCCATCTGCAATTGCCGCTGATCGGCGTGGAGGACTTGCAGCAAGTCATCCCTTTCGGTTGTGTGCCGGTCGCCATCGAAGTGCACCCGGACGCCAAGCCGCTGACCGAATACCAGCACCCCGAGCGTGCCTTCTACATCTTTGGCCCGGAAGACGGCAGCCTGAAAAAGAACGTGACCTCATGGTGCAAGGACATCGTTTACATCCCGACCCACGGCTGCATGAACCTGGCGGCAACGGTCAATGTGGTGCTTTATGACCGGATGCTGAAGGCGAGTTGGTCGATGGCGAAGTGA
- the icd gene encoding NADP-dependent isocitrate dehydrogenase has translation MTSHIKVPQGGSKIVPGQAIPDNPIIPFIEGDGIGIDITPVMIKVIDAAVDKAYGGKKKIHWMEVYAGEKSTRLYGPDEWLPKETFDALKEYSVSIKGPMTTPVGGGIRSLNVALRQELDLYQCVRPVQYFKGVPSPLKHPELVNMVIFRENTEDIYAGIEWACGSEGVKKVVKFLQEEMGVKKIRFPESSGIGIKPISVEGTSRLVRAAIKYAIENDRKSVTIVHKGNIMKFTEGLFRDTCYKLAQDEFGAELIDGGPWCKVKNPKTGREIIIKDSIADAFLQQILLRPAEYDVIATTNLNGDYISDALAAQVGGIGIAPGANISDQYACFEATHGTAPKYAGLDKVNPGSLILSAEMMLRHLGWIEAANLVVKAMEAAIGDKQVTYDFARLMEGANELSCSDFGDAMIARM, from the coding sequence ATGACTTCTCACATCAAGGTTCCGCAAGGTGGCTCGAAAATCGTTCCGGGGCAGGCGATTCCGGATAACCCGATCATTCCGTTCATTGAAGGTGACGGTATCGGCATCGACATCACGCCGGTGATGATCAAGGTCATCGATGCGGCGGTCGACAAGGCTTATGGCGGCAAGAAGAAGATCCACTGGATGGAGGTTTATGCCGGCGAAAAATCCACCCGTCTGTATGGTCCGGACGAATGGCTGCCCAAGGAAACCTTCGATGCGCTGAAGGAATACTCCGTCTCCATCAAGGGGCCGATGACGACGCCGGTCGGCGGCGGCATCCGTTCCCTGAACGTGGCCCTGCGCCAGGAACTGGATCTCTACCAGTGCGTCCGGCCGGTGCAGTATTTCAAGGGTGTGCCATCGCCCTTGAAGCATCCGGAATTGGTCAACATGGTCATCTTCCGTGAGAACACTGAAGACATCTATGCCGGTATCGAGTGGGCTTGCGGCTCCGAGGGCGTCAAGAAAGTCGTCAAGTTCCTGCAGGAAGAAATGGGCGTCAAGAAGATCCGTTTCCCGGAATCCTCAGGCATCGGTATCAAGCCGATTTCCGTCGAAGGCACGTCGCGCCTGGTTCGCGCTGCGATCAAGTACGCCATCGAAAATGATCGCAAGTCGGTGACCATCGTGCACAAGGGCAACATCATGAAATTCACGGAAGGCCTGTTCCGTGACACCTGCTACAAGCTGGCCCAGGACGAGTTCGGGGCTGAATTGATCGACGGCGGCCCGTGGTGCAAGGTCAAGAATCCCAAGACCGGGCGCGAGATCATCATCAAGGATTCCATTGCCGACGCCTTCCTGCAGCAGATCCTGTTGCGTCCGGCCGAATACGACGTGATCGCCACCACCAACCTGAACGGCGACTATATCTCCGACGCACTGGCGGCCCAGGTCGGCGGCATCGGCATCGCGCCGGGGGCCAACATCTCCGACCAGTACGCCTGCTTCGAAGCCACCCACGGGACCGCACCGAAGTACGCCGGTCTGGACAAGGTGAATCCGGGCTCGCTGATCCTCTCGGCCGAAATGATGCTGCGCCATCTCGGCTGGATCGAAGCTGCCAATCTGGTGGTCAAGGCCATGGAAGCGGCCATTGGCGACAAACAGGTGACCTATGACTTCGCCCGCCTGATGGAAGGCGCCAACGAATTGAGTTGCTCCGATTTTGGCGATGCCATGATCGCCCGCATGTAG
- the murI gene encoding glutamate racemase — protein MPAARGSLLNKQPIAVFDSGLGGLTVLRALRDRLPQEDYFYFADTRFLPYGDRPEVFLRERGVLIAKALARRGVKALVIACNTATAAAAEAIRAAIDLPVVALEPGVKPAVVLTHSGVIGVLATTRTLESERFQRLVGNHAHHLQVIAQACPGLAEAIEAQGPDSPQVAVLLDTFVAPLAAAAADVVVLGCTHYPWVAEAIARRMPAGTRLLDTGEPVARQLERLLAASNLLGGGHGRLTVATSGAPASVSATVERLWGTNLHVEHWEP, from the coding sequence ATGCCTGCGGCTCGGGGAAGCCTTCTGAACAAACAACCCATCGCTGTTTTTGACTCCGGCCTCGGTGGCCTGACGGTGTTGCGCGCCCTGCGCGATCGACTGCCGCAGGAAGATTATTTCTATTTCGCTGACACCCGGTTTTTGCCCTACGGCGATCGGCCGGAAGTGTTTCTGCGCGAGCGCGGGGTATTGATTGCCAAAGCGCTGGCCAGGCGCGGTGTCAAGGCCTTGGTGATTGCCTGCAACACGGCAACAGCGGCCGCGGCGGAGGCGATTCGGGCAGCCATTGATTTACCTGTGGTGGCGCTGGAACCCGGGGTCAAGCCGGCAGTGGTGCTGACCCACAGCGGCGTCATCGGCGTGTTGGCGACGACGCGGACTTTGGAGAGCGAGCGCTTTCAACGGCTGGTCGGCAATCATGCCCATCATTTGCAGGTGATCGCCCAGGCTTGCCCCGGGCTGGCCGAGGCCATCGAGGCACAGGGGCCGGATAGCCCGCAGGTTGCCGTCTTGCTCGATACTTTTGTCGCACCGCTGGCTGCTGCGGCGGCTGATGTTGTTGTGCTCGGCTGCACGCATTATCCCTGGGTGGCCGAGGCGATTGCCCGGCGCATGCCGGCCGGGACGCGCCTGCTCGATACCGGCGAACCGGTAGCCCGCCAACTGGAACGATTGCTGGCGGCGAGCAATCTGCTTGGCGGCGGACATGGTCGGCTGACGGTAGCGACCAGCGGCGCCCCCGCCTCGGTGAGCGCCACGGTTGAGCGGCTGTGGGGGACAAACCTTCACGTTGAACACTGGGAGCCCTGA